A single genomic interval of Antarcticibacterium arcticum harbors:
- the greA gene encoding transcription elongation factor GreA has protein sequence MTKVSYYTPEGLKKLKDELNQLRDVERPKASQAIADARDKGDLSENAEYDAAKEAQGLLELRISKMEEILSNARIIDESQLDTSKVLVHSHVRIKNLANKTEVKYKLVAQSEADLKAGKISVESPIGKGLLGKQVGETAEVEVPNGTMKFEILEIWRE, from the coding sequence ATGACCAAAGTATCTTATTATACTCCAGAAGGTTTGAAAAAGTTAAAGGATGAGCTTAACCAATTGCGTGATGTGGAACGTCCAAAGGCTTCCCAGGCAATTGCTGATGCCCGCGATAAAGGAGATCTAAGTGAAAATGCCGAATATGATGCTGCTAAGGAAGCCCAGGGATTACTGGAACTACGTATATCAAAAATGGAAGAGATCCTTTCCAATGCCCGTATTATAGATGAATCTCAACTTGATACTTCTAAAGTACTGGTGCATTCCCACGTGCGTATAAAGAACCTGGCCAACAAAACTGAGGTGAAATATAAACTTGTTGCCCAAAGTGAAGCAGATCTTAAAGCCGGAAAGATCTCTGTAGAATCTCCAATTGGAAAAGGTTTGCTGGGGAAACAGGTAGGAGAAACTGCTGAAGTTGAAGTGCCCAATGGAACTATGAAATTTGAGATCCTTGAGATCTGGAGGGAATAA
- a CDS encoding HIT family protein, with amino-acid sequence MTSIFSKIISGELPAYKVAETDEFLAFLDINPNAKGHTLCIPKEEINKIFDMEPALYGRLMEFSRKVAVSLEKSVTCKRVGMAVIGLEVPHVHVHLIPLNSMGDMNFGNKLSFSKEEFEATAAEIRANF; translated from the coding sequence ATGACAAGTATCTTTTCAAAAATTATATCGGGGGAGCTTCCCGCTTATAAAGTGGCCGAGACTGATGAATTTCTGGCATTTCTGGATATTAATCCCAATGCCAAAGGCCATACCCTTTGTATTCCCAAAGAAGAGATCAATAAGATCTTTGATATGGAGCCTGCGCTTTATGGAAGGCTAATGGAATTTTCGCGAAAGGTGGCGGTTTCCCTTGAAAAATCTGTTACATGTAAAAGGGTGGGAATGGCAGTTATAGGCCTGGAAGTGCCTCATGTACATGTACATTTGATCCCGCTTAATTCTATGGGCGATATGAATTTTGGGAATAAACTAAGTTTCTCTAAAGAAGAATTTGAAGCTACCGCGGCCGAAATAAGAGCCAATTTTTAG
- a CDS encoding Rieske (2Fe-2S) protein produces the protein MKAINLEAIKNPGMFHKFLFILIAAFALTSCEPDDEVRNNPYLTNISFRLDLNLNLPEYNSLNFPGNSYVTYNRGINGVVVYNINNTQFTAFELSDPNHPLSGCSRLTVQGIIATCSCGDGNSYNILTGELSSGTGQYSLKPYRVRKSGNIIEVYN, from the coding sequence TTGAAAGCAATTAATTTAGAAGCCATCAAAAACCCGGGAATGTTCCATAAATTTCTTTTTATTCTCATTGCGGCATTTGCCTTAACGTCTTGTGAGCCAGATGATGAGGTGAGAAACAATCCTTACCTTACCAATATAAGTTTTCGTCTTGATCTAAATTTGAACCTGCCTGAATATAACAGCCTCAATTTCCCCGGAAATAGTTATGTGACCTATAACAGGGGGATTAATGGGGTGGTGGTTTATAATATTAATAATACCCAATTCACCGCTTTTGAATTAAGCGATCCCAACCACCCCTTATCCGGTTGTTCCAGGTTAACGGTACAGGGAATAATTGCCACCTGTAGTTGTGGTGACGGTAATTCCTACAATATCCTTACCGGCGAGCTTTCATCCGGCACCGGGCAATACTCCCTTAAACCTTACAGGGTTAGAAAGAGCGGAAATATTATAGAGGTTTATAACTAG
- a CDS encoding DNA-3-methyladenine glycosylase I, with amino-acid sequence MDTLNRCGWCVGDTLYETYHDTEWGVPVLDDEKLFEFLILETFQAGLSWITILRKRENFREAFDGFNYKKIADYSEGKIKELLQNSGIIRNKLKVRATVTNARAFMEVQKEFGSFSNYIWDFVGKKPIHNKVTNYKEAPPTTAISDALSKDLKKRGFKFVGSTVMYAHMQATGMVNDHEVTCYRYNEVKKIEI; translated from the coding sequence ATGGACACTTTGAACCGCTGTGGCTGGTGTGTGGGAGATACCCTTTACGAGACTTATCACGATACAGAGTGGGGTGTTCCTGTTTTGGATGATGAGAAACTATTTGAATTTCTAATCCTGGAAACATTTCAGGCGGGCCTGAGCTGGATCACAATCCTTAGAAAACGCGAGAACTTCAGGGAGGCTTTTGACGGGTTCAACTATAAAAAAATAGCAGATTATTCAGAAGGAAAAATTAAGGAACTTCTGCAAAATTCCGGGATTATAAGAAATAAGCTAAAGGTAAGGGCAACGGTTACTAATGCCCGGGCTTTTATGGAAGTGCAGAAAGAATTTGGAAGCTTTTCAAATTATATCTGGGATTTTGTTGGAAAAAAACCAATCCACAATAAGGTGACCAATTACAAAGAAGCACCGCCTACCACGGCAATAAGTGATGCATTAAGCAAAGACCTTAAAAAACGCGGTTTTAAATTTGTGGGTTCAACAGTTATGTATGCTCATATGCAGGCTACCGGAATGGTGAATGATCACGAAGTGACCTGTTACCGGTACAACGAGGTTAAAAAGATCGAAATTTGA
- a CDS encoding flavin reductase family protein, with protein MLSIDPKEISTGKCHQYLLGAVGPRPIAFASTIDAQGRPNLSPFSFFNVFSANPPILVFSPARRGRDNTVKHTYLNVKETKEVVINIVNFNMVQQTSLSSTEYAEGVNEFEKAGFTMLKSDLVAPFRVAESPAQFECKVLDVIELGQEGGAGNLVICEVVKMHFDESILDETGFIDQLKIDQVARMGGNWYTRAKLGMFEVPKPLTTLGIGVDAIAPEIRSSKVLTGNDLGKLGNVEALPTLEEIEKFLKEDTGAAEILGSGDTAKIHKRAQEYLEKDEPALAWKLLLAKKR; from the coding sequence ATGCTTAGTATTGATCCTAAAGAAATAAGTACCGGAAAATGCCACCAATATTTGCTTGGGGCAGTAGGCCCAAGACCTATTGCATTTGCCAGTACTATTGATGCCCAGGGGAGGCCAAATTTATCTCCTTTTAGTTTTTTCAACGTATTTAGCGCAAATCCTCCAATTTTGGTGTTTTCACCTGCAAGACGGGGAAGGGACAATACTGTAAAGCATACTTATTTAAATGTAAAGGAGACGAAAGAGGTTGTAATAAATATTGTAAATTTCAATATGGTGCAGCAAACCTCCCTTTCCAGTACAGAATATGCTGAAGGTGTGAATGAGTTTGAAAAAGCTGGTTTTACGATGTTGAAATCAGATTTGGTAGCTCCATTTCGCGTAGCCGAATCTCCTGCTCAATTTGAGTGTAAAGTTTTGGATGTCATAGAACTGGGGCAGGAAGGTGGCGCAGGGAACCTGGTAATTTGCGAGGTGGTAAAAATGCATTTTGATGAATCTATTCTGGATGAAACGGGTTTTATAGATCAACTTAAAATTGACCAGGTTGCAAGAATGGGCGGGAATTGGTATACCCGGGCAAAATTAGGTATGTTTGAAGTTCCAAAGCCGTTGACTACGCTGGGAATTGGGGTGGACGCCATAGCTCCCGAGATAAGGTCGAGCAAGGTGCTTACAGGGAATGACCTGGGGAAACTGGGGAATGTTGAAGCCTTGCCAACCCTGGAAGAGATTGAGAAATTTTTAAAGGAAGACACAGGCGCTGCGGAGATTTTAGGTTCCGGCGATACGGCAAAAATCCATAAGCGCGCGCAGGAATATTTAGAGAAAGATGAACCGGCACTAGCCTGGAAATTATTATTAGCAAAAAAGAGATAA
- a CDS encoding sensor histidine kinase: MNFSDERKPARWFIIISSLVIVALILWNTSIFFESLKEDERDKMEIWAAAQAFLAQTDNDTEIALTLLVLNSNTTIPTIWVDEKGNIIDGLNIDEEVRSDESRLLRYLERLKEENEPIEMELGDNLVHRIYYGDSPLLTKIKYYPIGLLLIIFLFISVVYFFYTTTKSSEQNKLWAGMAKETAHQIGTPLSSLIGWTEILKEENVDKTYIAEMEKDVDRLRTITERFSKIGSEPILSRTELIQATKESFTYIKSRSSDLIEFNISTPYSPIYVNLNPSLYSWTIENLVKNGIDAMRGKGSLNIEIKQDLHWVYVYIKDTGKGLPKSKFNLIFEPGYTSKKRGWGLGLSLAKRIIEDYHKGRIRVYNSEINKGTTFQIALKKVSGDQ; this comes from the coding sequence ATGAACTTTTCAGACGAACGAAAGCCTGCCCGTTGGTTTATAATTATTTCCTCTTTAGTCATAGTTGCCTTAATTTTATGGAACACTTCCATTTTCTTTGAAAGCTTAAAGGAAGATGAGAGGGATAAAATGGAAATTTGGGCTGCAGCCCAGGCATTCCTTGCCCAAACCGATAATGATACTGAAATTGCCCTGACCCTTTTGGTGCTTAACAGCAATACCACTATTCCCACTATTTGGGTTGATGAGAAAGGAAACATCATTGACGGACTAAATATTGACGAAGAAGTAAGGAGTGACGAGTCAAGATTATTACGATATCTGGAACGCTTAAAGGAGGAAAACGAACCCATTGAAATGGAATTAGGTGACAACCTCGTGCACAGAATCTATTATGGCGATTCTCCCCTACTCACCAAAATAAAATATTATCCAATTGGACTGCTGCTTATTATTTTCCTGTTTATAAGCGTAGTTTACTTTTTTTACACTACCACAAAATCCAGCGAGCAGAACAAACTCTGGGCAGGGATGGCAAAAGAGACCGCTCACCAGATAGGCACCCCGCTTTCCTCCCTTATTGGATGGACCGAAATTTTAAAAGAGGAAAATGTAGACAAGACCTATATTGCAGAAATGGAAAAGGATGTGGACCGCCTTCGAACCATAACTGAACGATTTTCAAAGATAGGCTCTGAGCCTATTCTTTCCAGAACCGAACTAATCCAGGCTACTAAAGAAAGCTTCACCTATATAAAATCCCGCAGCTCAGATCTTATAGAATTCAACATTTCCACACCATATTCACCTATTTATGTAAACCTGAATCCTTCCCTCTACAGCTGGACCATAGAAAATCTCGTAAAGAACGGGATTGACGCTATGCGGGGCAAAGGCAGTTTGAATATTGAGATAAAACAGGACCTTCATTGGGTATATGTGTATATTAAAGATACGGGAAAGGGCCTTCCTAAAAGCAAATTCAATCTCATTTTTGAACCCGGCTACACCTCCAAAAAAAGAGGCTGGGGGCTTGGGCTGTCACTGGCCAAACGTATTATAGAGGATTATCACAAAGGGCGTATTAGGGTTTACAATAGTGAAATAAATAAAGGAACCACCTTCCAGATAGCTTTAAAGAAGGTGTCCGGTGATCAATAA
- a CDS encoding DUF3127 domain-containing protein, whose translation MEVQGKIKMIGETQTFGNNGFRKREVVVTTEEQYPQHLMIEFVQDKTDLLNNFQVGQPVKIGVNLRGREWVNPQGETKYFNSIQGWRVENLQAGAPAGQNVPPPTDFPPAQNLNDEDYDDLPF comes from the coding sequence ATGGAAGTACAAGGTAAGATCAAAATGATTGGAGAAACCCAAACGTTTGGGAACAATGGATTTAGAAAAAGAGAAGTAGTAGTTACCACAGAGGAGCAATATCCGCAGCACCTAATGATTGAATTTGTGCAGGATAAAACAGACCTCCTTAACAATTTCCAGGTGGGACAACCTGTGAAAATTGGAGTTAATTTACGTGGAAGAGAGTGGGTAAACCCTCAGGGAGAAACAAAATATTTCAATTCAATCCAGGGATGGAGAGTTGAGAATTTACAGGCAGGAGCACCGGCAGGCCAAAATGTACCACCTCCTACAGATTTTCCTCCCGCTCAAAACCTGAATGATGAAGATTACGACGATCTTCCTTTCTAG
- a CDS encoding haloacid dehalogenase-like hydrolase, translating into MGHNKEVIKVMVFDLNGTFYNKSSKDEFYKFIISKRPNRIKYYVEMVYYKLLLKVNQIRQTEFKENFFNYLDDFSPEQVKKYAAEFWEQEYPDNFNKELLQRFAELKAQNVVIFCATGGLELYVKPLFDLYKIDGFAGTCVKYTGHTYLVQGKACKDEEKINRLEEFLDGKAYRIIEAYSDSKEEILDRAEKAFLIKDGEITPY; encoded by the coding sequence ATGGGGCACAATAAAGAAGTGATTAAGGTTATGGTCTTTGACCTCAATGGTACCTTTTATAATAAAAGCTCCAAAGATGAATTTTATAAATTCATTATTTCAAAAAGGCCCAATCGTATAAAATATTATGTTGAAATGGTTTATTATAAGTTGCTTCTCAAAGTAAACCAGATAAGACAAACCGAATTCAAAGAAAACTTTTTTAATTATCTGGATGATTTTTCACCCGAACAGGTAAAAAAATATGCTGCTGAATTCTGGGAACAGGAATATCCTGACAACTTCAATAAAGAACTGTTGCAAAGATTTGCCGAACTAAAAGCTCAAAATGTTGTGATATTTTGTGCTACCGGGGGGTTGGAGCTTTACGTAAAACCACTCTTTGATCTTTATAAAATAGACGGTTTTGCAGGTACCTGCGTGAAATATACCGGGCATACTTACCTCGTACAGGGGAAAGCCTGTAAAGACGAGGAAAAAATAAACAGGTTGGAAGAATTTCTTGACGGGAAAGCTTACAGGATCATAGAAGCATATTCAGACAGTAAGGAAGAAATCCTTGACCGGGCAGAGAAAGCCTTCTTAATAAAGGATGGTGAGATCACTCCTTATTGA
- the aat gene encoding leucyl/phenylalanyl-tRNA--protein transferase, translating into MANEDGLLAIGGDLSVKRLLDAYCHGIFPWYEASQPVIWYSPDPRMVLFPHKLKVSKSMRKLIEKEAFRVTFDENFEAVINNCASISREGQKGTWITPDLKNAFLKLHGLGIAQSVEVWKGNRLVGGLYGIYLKEQKVFCGESMFAKISNASKYGFIVWVEKLRARGIKLIDCQVYTAHLESLGAEEIPRREFLKYLE; encoded by the coding sequence ATGGCCAATGAAGACGGCCTTCTGGCAATTGGCGGCGATCTTTCAGTAAAACGACTTCTGGATGCTTATTGTCACGGGATCTTTCCATGGTATGAAGCTTCCCAGCCCGTAATTTGGTATAGTCCCGACCCCAGAATGGTACTTTTTCCCCATAAATTAAAGGTTTCCAAAAGCATGCGGAAATTGATAGAAAAAGAGGCTTTCAGGGTCACCTTTGATGAAAATTTTGAAGCTGTTATTAATAATTGTGCATCTATATCCCGGGAAGGACAAAAAGGCACCTGGATCACACCAGATCTTAAGAATGCTTTTTTAAAATTACACGGGTTGGGAATTGCCCAATCTGTAGAAGTTTGGAAGGGGAATAGATTGGTAGGAGGGCTTTACGGGATATATTTAAAGGAGCAAAAAGTGTTTTGCGGGGAAAGCATGTTTGCAAAAATAAGCAATGCCTCAAAGTATGGATTTATTGTGTGGGTAGAAAAGCTCAGGGCGCGTGGGATTAAGCTTATAGATTGCCAGGTTTATACAGCCCACTTGGAGAGCCTGGGAGCCGAAGAAATCCCCCGCAGGGAATTTTTAAAATATCTGGAATAA
- a CDS encoding TonB-dependent receptor has product MKFSIFLPAFLTLSCAAFAQQTPGDTIREVPEVLDEVLVRAIRVNADSPVTHSNLTEKKLEKRNLGQDLPFMLNFLPSVVSTSDAGAGVGYTSFRVRGSDASRVNVTLNGIPYNDAESQGSFFVNLPDFTSSVQNLQLQRGVGTSTNGSGAFGASLNLLTDAVSEKAYGEITNSFGSFNTRRHNVKFSSGLLNDHIEIAGRLSKISSNGYIDRASSDLKSYFLQGSYVDENTLIKAITFGGHEVTYQAWNGIDKVTLEMDRTFNSAGMFTDRNGNIRFHDNEVDDYKQDHYQLHWNERYNNRWSSTLGLNYTYGRGFFEQYKENQRFSMYGFEPLQAEGGLIDRTDLIRRRWLDNDFYVVNANVTYKNKELEVTSGAFYSHYTGDHFGEVIWARYASDSEIRDRYYFSDASKDEFTVFSKATYRFNDKWQVFGDLQGRFINYKTGGITSDIVPIDVDQNFSFFNPKAGISYQINPSNQLFAYYGKAHREPTRNDFEEGVNTPEKLNDYELGWRFSSEKIKLNTNIFYMDYEDQLVLSGELNDVGAPLRTTSGSSYRVGLEIDAEVLFGENLSIRPNLGLSSNKNRDFVATINGELVNLGSTNISFSPDVVISNMLLYQPVRNLQLGLLSKYVGEQYMGNIDSRASLLESYFVNDLNVFYELNNVPVFRSIVLTALVNNIFDVKYESNGYFFTYEDDFSQPGTVTTIEGAGYYPQAGINFLAGLTLKF; this is encoded by the coding sequence ATGAAATTTTCAATTTTTTTACCTGCTTTTTTAACTCTCTCATGTGCAGCATTTGCGCAACAAACACCGGGCGATACAATCAGGGAGGTTCCTGAAGTGCTGGATGAGGTACTTGTACGTGCAATACGCGTGAACGCAGATTCTCCCGTAACCCATTCAAACTTAACTGAAAAGAAGCTTGAAAAACGTAACCTGGGCCAGGACCTGCCTTTTATGCTTAATTTTTTACCTTCTGTTGTGAGTACTTCAGATGCCGGCGCAGGGGTGGGCTATACCTCCTTCCGGGTGCGGGGTAGCGATGCCTCCCGCGTAAATGTTACCCTAAACGGCATCCCATATAATGATGCAGAAAGCCAGGGTTCCTTTTTTGTGAATTTGCCAGATTTCACCTCTTCTGTACAAAATCTTCAGCTACAGCGAGGGGTGGGAACCTCTACCAATGGATCGGGAGCTTTCGGGGCAAGTTTAAATTTATTGACAGATGCAGTTTCAGAAAAAGCCTATGGCGAGATCACAAATTCTTTTGGCTCTTTTAATACCCGAAGGCATAACGTAAAATTTAGTTCGGGACTACTTAATGACCATATTGAAATAGCCGGAAGGCTTTCAAAGATCTCATCAAACGGATATATTGACCGTGCGAGTTCAGATCTAAAATCCTATTTTTTACAAGGTTCGTATGTAGATGAAAATACCCTTATAAAAGCTATTACTTTTGGCGGTCATGAGGTTACCTACCAGGCCTGGAATGGAATTGACAAGGTAACCCTGGAAATGGACCGCACGTTTAATTCGGCAGGAATGTTCACAGACCGCAATGGAAACATCAGGTTTCACGACAATGAAGTAGATGATTACAAGCAGGACCATTATCAACTGCACTGGAATGAGCGATATAATAATCGCTGGTCTTCTACACTTGGTTTAAATTATACCTACGGGAGGGGATTCTTTGAACAATATAAAGAGAACCAGCGCTTTTCCATGTATGGATTTGAGCCTTTGCAGGCAGAAGGGGGATTAATTGACCGGACAGACCTTATAAGACGCCGCTGGCTTGATAATGATTTTTATGTGGTCAATGCAAATGTCACTTACAAAAACAAAGAATTAGAAGTAACCTCGGGCGCTTTTTACAGCCATTATACCGGCGACCATTTTGGAGAGGTGATCTGGGCACGCTACGCTTCAGATTCCGAGATAAGAGACCGGTATTATTTTAGTGATGCTTCCAAAGATGAATTCACTGTTTTTTCAAAAGCTACCTACCGTTTCAATGATAAATGGCAGGTATTTGGTGATTTGCAGGGAAGGTTCATCAATTACAAAACAGGAGGAATTACTTCAGATATTGTACCTATAGATGTAGATCAAAATTTCAGCTTTTTCAACCCAAAGGCGGGAATAAGTTACCAGATTAACCCTTCAAATCAATTATTTGCCTACTACGGGAAAGCTCACCGCGAACCAACCCGGAATGATTTTGAAGAGGGTGTCAATACCCCCGAAAAGCTAAACGATTATGAACTTGGATGGCGTTTTTCTTCAGAAAAAATAAAACTGAACACCAATATTTTTTATATGGATTATGAAGATCAATTGGTGCTTTCAGGTGAGCTAAATGATGTAGGTGCGCCATTAAGAACCACCAGCGGCAGCAGTTACCGGGTGGGGCTTGAAATAGACGCAGAGGTGTTGTTTGGTGAAAATCTTAGTATTAGGCCCAACCTGGGATTGAGTTCTAATAAGAACCGCGACTTTGTGGCGACTATCAACGGGGAGCTTGTAAACCTTGGAAGTACAAATATTTCCTTCTCACCAGATGTGGTGATCTCTAATATGTTATTGTATCAACCAGTTAGGAATTTACAACTTGGGTTGCTTTCCAAGTATGTAGGCGAGCAATATATGGGCAATATAGACAGCAGGGCCTCCTTGCTGGAAAGCTATTTTGTAAATGATCTTAATGTATTTTATGAGCTGAATAATGTGCCTGTTTTCAGGTCAATTGTTCTTACAGCCCTGGTAAATAATATCTTTGATGTGAAGTATGAATCTAACGGCTACTTTTTTACCTATGAGGACGATTTTAGCCAGCCCGGTACAGTAACTACCATTGAAGGGGCAGGATATTACCCACAGGCAGGAATTAATTTTCTGGCAGGATTAACCCTGAAATTTTAG
- a CDS encoding energy transducer TonB family protein has translation MDFFDRHKALIITSLLCSVLILALYNFNLSSKNQKVRELLVDLDNFQVEKPEEPEPEPEETPETTNRQTAQTHQAFNENQEARETNFDRQLQEIFEKNSAAQLESSNEDSPGTSGSFGMQQKKEEVKKRSDGDRSSEKTSTQSGGMDNSSITYSLLGRTAVHIPNPIYTCDRAGKIVVNITVNAEGRVLTTSINRGSSSTTNECLTEQAMQYATQAIFSRMAGRNSQPGTITYNFKP, from the coding sequence ATGGATTTTTTTGACAGACATAAGGCGCTTATAATTACCAGCTTGTTATGCTCAGTACTTATTCTTGCACTTTATAATTTTAATTTGTCCAGCAAAAATCAAAAAGTGAGGGAACTACTGGTGGACCTTGATAATTTTCAGGTAGAAAAACCGGAGGAGCCGGAACCGGAGCCCGAGGAAACTCCGGAAACGACCAACAGGCAAACTGCGCAAACCCACCAGGCCTTTAATGAAAACCAGGAAGCCCGTGAAACCAATTTTGACAGGCAACTCCAGGAAATATTTGAAAAAAACAGTGCTGCCCAACTGGAATCTTCCAATGAGGATAGCCCCGGCACCTCGGGAAGTTTTGGGATGCAGCAAAAAAAGGAAGAAGTAAAAAAAAGGTCTGATGGAGACCGGTCTTCAGAAAAAACCTCGACCCAAAGCGGGGGAATGGATAATAGTTCCATTACATACTCACTGCTGGGGAGAACTGCAGTACATATTCCCAATCCCATATACACCTGTGACCGAGCCGGAAAGATCGTGGTGAATATAACGGTAAATGCAGAGGGAAGAGTGCTTACAACTTCCATAAACCGCGGAAGTTCCTCTACTACCAATGAATGCCTTACCGAACAGGCGATGCAATATGCAACCCAGGCCATTTTTAGCCGTATGGCTGGCCGCAATTCCCAACCCGGCACCATCACTTATAATTTTAAACCCTGA